One Gemmatimonas sp. DNA segment encodes these proteins:
- a CDS encoding TlpA disulfide reductase family protein: MAFRYSYPPRLKRLLGRFHWTTWLMLVLGIWALPRLLPHVGALVNVTARDRSTPTFAVRTLADSTITSQSLRGRVVLVNVWATWCTPCRVEMPLLEATWNRHKAAGLVVLGASVDQGDPQSVRDFITERGISYPIAIVGADAIAELGGVRGYPTSILIGRDGRVRHHVMGPIGPLTLEPAIRRALTEQ, encoded by the coding sequence ATGGCGTTTCGCTACTCCTATCCGCCCCGGCTCAAGCGGCTGCTCGGCAGATTCCACTGGACCACGTGGCTCATGCTGGTCCTCGGTATCTGGGCCCTGCCGCGCCTACTGCCGCATGTCGGTGCGCTCGTGAACGTCACCGCACGCGATCGCAGCACGCCCACCTTCGCCGTCCGCACGCTGGCCGACTCGACGATCACATCGCAGTCACTCCGAGGACGAGTGGTGCTCGTGAACGTGTGGGCCACCTGGTGCACACCCTGCCGCGTAGAAATGCCACTGCTCGAGGCCACGTGGAACCGGCACAAGGCGGCCGGCCTCGTCGTCCTCGGTGCCTCGGTTGACCAAGGCGATCCGCAATCCGTGCGCGACTTCATCACCGAGCGCGGCATCAGCTATCCCATCGCCATCGTCGGCGCCGATGCGATCGCCGAGCTGGGTGGTGTGCGCGGCTATCCCACCTCGATCCTCATCGGCCGCGACGGCCGGGTACGACATCACGTGATGGGGCCGATCGGTCCGCTGACGCTGGAGCCGGCGATCCGGCGCGCGCTGACCGAGCAATGA